The following coding sequences are from one Candidatus Binataceae bacterium window:
- a CDS encoding valine--tRNA ligase, which produces MELSKTFDPKSAEEHWFQRWIDLGYFKADPARPGPVFSIVIPPPNITGQLHLGHALNVTLHDVIVRMRRMQGYNTLWQPGTDHAGIATQNVVERELAKEGKTRHDLGREAFVARVWQWKETYGGRILNQLRRLGASCDWSRERFTLDPGLSRAVSEIFVRLYREGLIYRALSLINWCPRCETALSDLEVDHKETLGHLWYIRYPLADGAGAVTVATTRPETMLGDAAVAVHPDDERYRALVGKKIVLPLTGREIPLLADPAVDPAFGTGAVKITPAHDFNDFELGRRHGLEQIAVMDAHARMNDAAGAYRGLTREDCRRKLVEDLEAQGLLEKIEPHRHALGVCSRCETVVEPLLSYQWFVRIKPLAEEAIAAVRDGRTAFHPKFWENTYFSWMENVHDWCISRQLWWGHRIPAYWCERCGEPTVAAQRPTACAKCGGTDLRQDDDVLDTWFSSALWPFSTLGWPDATPELARYYPTSLLITGFDIIFFWVARMMMMGLKCTGQVPFHDVYITPLVRDQYGKKMTKSRGNVVDPLDIMERYGTDAVRFTLAQLSVQGRDLILSDDRLAASRAFANKVWNAARFVLMNLEGAPQPVPSAQPSELRLAERWIMARLDEAIREVSAAIDRYEFNVAALKAYDFIWHEFCDWYIELAKEPLKETGSRQSAARWVLVRCFDSLLRLLHPFMPFVTEEIWQALRPYIDESGLAPHLAIARFPTPAERDLLGEGEAAAMDRCIAATEAINSLRSLLGYHPGQRVEARIRLLGAGGTGEAMEAFRAEFERWKPYAATMAKTASISLAGAADRAAKGMVTAVLGWCEVSVIAPAAFDFERARAAIRKKLGDVSAHLEQHRARLDNPDFIAKAAPEMREQMQQRADELASQERLLRAQLRQLEEAV; this is translated from the coding sequence TTGGAACTGAGCAAGACCTTCGACCCGAAGAGCGCGGAGGAGCATTGGTTTCAGCGCTGGATTGACCTCGGCTATTTCAAGGCCGATCCGGCGCGTCCGGGCCCCGTATTCTCGATCGTCATTCCGCCGCCCAACATCACCGGCCAGCTTCATCTCGGTCACGCGCTCAACGTCACCCTGCACGATGTGATCGTGCGCATGCGCCGGATGCAGGGTTACAACACGCTCTGGCAGCCGGGCACTGACCATGCCGGAATCGCGACCCAGAACGTGGTCGAGCGCGAACTGGCAAAAGAGGGCAAGACGCGCCACGACCTTGGGCGCGAGGCCTTCGTCGCGCGGGTGTGGCAGTGGAAGGAAACCTACGGCGGGCGCATCCTCAACCAGCTGCGCCGTCTGGGCGCCTCGTGCGACTGGAGCCGCGAGCGCTTCACGCTCGATCCCGGGCTTTCGCGCGCGGTGAGCGAAATTTTCGTCCGTCTCTATCGCGAGGGGCTGATATACCGCGCGCTCAGCCTGATCAACTGGTGCCCGCGCTGCGAGACCGCGCTTTCCGACCTCGAAGTCGATCACAAGGAAACGCTGGGCCATCTGTGGTACATCCGCTACCCCTTAGCTGACGGCGCGGGCGCGGTTACCGTTGCGACCACGCGGCCGGAGACGATGCTGGGCGACGCCGCCGTCGCGGTGCATCCGGACGACGAGCGCTATCGCGCGCTGGTCGGAAAAAAGATCGTGCTGCCGCTGACGGGCCGCGAGATTCCGCTGCTCGCGGATCCCGCCGTTGACCCGGCCTTCGGCACCGGCGCGGTCAAGATCACTCCGGCGCACGATTTCAATGACTTCGAACTTGGCCGCCGCCACGGGCTCGAGCAGATTGCGGTGATGGACGCGCACGCGCGAATGAATGATGCGGCGGGCGCGTACCGCGGGCTGACGCGCGAGGATTGCCGGCGCAAGCTGGTCGAGGACCTCGAAGCGCAGGGGCTGCTTGAAAAGATCGAGCCGCACCGTCACGCGCTCGGCGTCTGCTCGCGCTGCGAAACCGTGGTGGAGCCGCTGCTTTCGTATCAGTGGTTCGTGCGGATCAAACCGCTGGCCGAGGAAGCGATCGCGGCAGTGCGCGACGGCCGCACAGCCTTCCATCCAAAGTTCTGGGAGAACACCTACTTCTCATGGATGGAAAACGTCCACGACTGGTGCATCTCGCGCCAGCTATGGTGGGGCCACCGCATCCCGGCGTACTGGTGCGAGCGATGCGGCGAGCCGACGGTTGCCGCCCAGCGGCCTACGGCTTGCGCCAAATGCGGCGGCACCGACCTGCGCCAGGACGACGACGTGCTCGACACCTGGTTCAGTTCGGCGCTGTGGCCGTTTTCGACCCTCGGCTGGCCCGACGCCACACCCGAGCTGGCGCGCTACTATCCGACCAGCCTGCTTATCACTGGCTTCGACATCATCTTCTTCTGGGTCGCCCGGATGATGATGATGGGGTTGAAGTGCACGGGGCAGGTGCCGTTCCACGACGTGTACATCACTCCGCTGGTGCGCGACCAGTACGGCAAGAAGATGACCAAGTCGCGCGGCAACGTGGTCGATCCGCTCGACATCATGGAGCGCTATGGCACTGACGCGGTGCGCTTCACGCTCGCCCAGCTCAGCGTCCAGGGGCGCGACCTCATCCTCTCTGACGACCGACTGGCCGCCTCGCGTGCCTTCGCCAACAAGGTATGGAACGCGGCTCGCTTCGTGCTGATGAACCTCGAAGGCGCGCCGCAACCCGTGCCATCCGCGCAGCCGTCCGAGCTCAGGCTGGCAGAGCGCTGGATCATGGCGCGGCTGGACGAGGCGATTCGCGAGGTGAGCGCCGCGATCGATCGCTACGAGTTCAACGTCGCGGCGCTCAAGGCGTACGATTTCATCTGGCATGAGTTCTGTGACTGGTATATCGAGCTGGCCAAGGAGCCGCTGAAGGAGACCGGTTCGCGGCAGTCGGCGGCGCGCTGGGTGCTGGTGCGATGCTTCGATTCGCTGCTCCGCCTGCTTCATCCCTTCATGCCCTTTGTGACCGAGGAAATCTGGCAGGCGCTGCGCCCCTATATCGACGAGTCCGGCCTGGCGCCCCATCTGGCGATCGCGAGGTTTCCGACCCCGGCCGAGCGCGATTTGCTCGGCGAGGGCGAGGCGGCGGCGATGGATCGCTGTATCGCGGCCACCGAAGCGATCAACTCGTTGCGCTCGCTGCTCGGCTACCATCCGGGGCAGCGCGTGGAAGCGCGCATCAGGCTGCTTGGCGCGGGCGGTACGGGCGAGGCGATGGAAGCGTTTCGCGCCGAGTTCGAGCGCTGGAAGCCGTACGCGGCGACGATGGCCAAGACCGCAAGCATCAGCCTGGCCGGCGCGGCCGACCGCGCGGCAAAGGGGATGGTCACCGCGGTGCTGGGATGGTGTGAGGTTTCGGTGATCGCACCCGCAGCCTTCGATTTCGAGCGGGCGCGCGCGGCGATTCGCAAGAAGCTGGGCGACGTAAGCGCCCATCTCGAACAACATCGGGCGCGGCTTGACAATCCGGACTTCATCGCCAAGGCGGCGCCCGAGATGCGCGAGCAGATGCAGCAGCGCGCAGACGAGCTGGCCAGCCAGGAACGCCTGCTGCGCGCCCAGCTCAGGCAACTCGAAGAAGCGGTGTAG
- a CDS encoding glycosyltransferase — MKLSVVIATHARPEALARLVTSLAPQLRPGERELLIADNGTPAPTPLLAPAPPHQHLHDPRPGKCRVQNRALRKASGEIVVCLDDDLVVVSDYLDQVERFFSEHPQFAAMKGRVLPVEDPVAKVGAAAAPWLDLPIVDHGEQVIEVRGVLGANMAFRVSVLERVGLFDERLGPGAAGHEEETEMSARLRRAGFRIGYAPRALVYHEVDPSRADRTRFLRIARERGRCRMIHEHHRALAVLADNTMAVLRVWAARIAGARPERLARAEWRLAVTRGMRDVLWQGAQTKTGDSSFSEQT; from the coding sequence TTGAAACTGTCGGTCGTAATCGCCACTCACGCGCGTCCCGAGGCACTGGCACGCCTGGTCACAAGCCTCGCGCCGCAACTGCGCCCGGGCGAGCGTGAGCTCTTGATCGCCGACAACGGCACGCCCGCGCCGACGCCCCTGCTTGCGCCGGCGCCGCCGCATCAGCATCTGCATGACCCCCGTCCCGGCAAATGCCGCGTCCAGAACCGAGCGCTGCGCAAAGCCTCAGGCGAAATCGTCGTGTGTCTCGACGACGACCTCGTCGTGGTCTCCGACTATCTCGACCAAGTCGAGCGCTTCTTCAGCGAACACCCGCAGTTCGCGGCGATGAAAGGCCGCGTCCTGCCCGTCGAGGATCCTGTGGCCAAAGTCGGCGCCGCGGCTGCGCCCTGGCTCGACCTTCCGATCGTTGACCACGGCGAGCAGGTGATCGAAGTGCGGGGTGTCCTCGGCGCAAACATGGCCTTTCGCGTGTCGGTGCTTGAGCGCGTGGGGCTGTTCGACGAGCGGCTGGGACCGGGCGCGGCCGGCCACGAGGAGGAGACCGAAATGTCGGCGCGGCTGCGCCGTGCGGGGTTCAGGATCGGCTACGCGCCGCGCGCGCTGGTTTATCACGAGGTCGACCCGTCGCGCGCCGACCGCACGCGCTTTCTGCGCATCGCGCGCGAGCGCGGTCGATGCCGGATGATCCACGAACACCATCGCGCGCTCGCGGTGCTTGCGGACAACACGATGGCAGTATTGCGGGTCTGGGCCGCGCGAATCGCCGGCGCCCGCCCCGAGCGCCTGGCGCGTGCGGAGTGGCGGCTCGCGGTCACGCGCGGGATGCGCGATGTGCTCTGGCAAGGAGCGCAGACAAAGACCGGTGACAGCTCATTCAGCGAGCAAACCTGA
- a CDS encoding glycosyltransferase family 4 protein — translation MRLALIARRFDPAGGGTERDLLVTAEGLLRAGHEVTIYAAEVRKPTRRWRIVQVGTSWLSPSLGLWRFAWAAPAMARRDGADLVISFARAVGADVLRSGGGAHVAYLRAARRWRGRAAASAMHLRPYHRVQMAVERAGFTSPALRLAIAVSKLVRKELIAEFELAPEKVATLYNGVNLERFHPVADRATRVGLRQAFQADTGAPVVAFVGNGFARKGLAPLLKACSAMETRPFLLIAGSDRAAIRYIRLAHRLGIDDRVRFLGAQEQIERVLHASDALALPSFFEPFGNVVMEALASGIGALASAQCGVAELMPPLLQHLVVEDPADSGEIANGLDALVQSGRELGEAARAAAAGYTWERYANGLLALINSLA, via the coding sequence ATGCGGTTGGCGCTGATTGCGCGCAGATTCGATCCGGCGGGTGGCGGAACCGAGCGCGATCTGCTGGTGACGGCCGAAGGCCTGCTGCGGGCGGGCCACGAGGTGACCATCTACGCCGCGGAGGTGCGCAAGCCGACGCGGCGATGGCGTATCGTGCAGGTCGGTACGTCGTGGTTGAGCCCAAGCCTGGGGCTTTGGCGATTCGCGTGGGCTGCGCCGGCGATGGCGCGGCGCGACGGCGCCGACCTGGTGATCAGCTTTGCGCGCGCGGTGGGCGCCGACGTGCTGCGCTCGGGCGGTGGCGCGCATGTTGCCTATCTGCGGGCGGCGCGGCGGTGGCGAGGGCGCGCCGCGGCGTCAGCGATGCATCTGCGGCCCTATCATCGCGTGCAGATGGCGGTTGAGCGAGCCGGGTTCACGTCGCCGGCACTGCGGCTGGCGATCGCGGTGTCGAAGCTCGTGCGCAAGGAGCTGATTGCAGAGTTCGAGCTAGCTCCGGAAAAAGTCGCGACACTTTACAATGGGGTCAACCTCGAGCGCTTCCATCCGGTGGCGGACCGTGCGACGCGCGTCGGCCTTCGGCAAGCATTCCAGGCCGACACTGGCGCGCCGGTGGTGGCCTTCGTAGGCAACGGCTTCGCGCGCAAGGGGCTCGCGCCTCTGCTCAAGGCGTGCAGCGCGATGGAAACGCGGCCGTTTCTGCTGATCGCCGGGAGCGACCGCGCCGCGATTCGCTACATTCGCCTGGCTCATCGGCTCGGAATCGACGATCGCGTGCGTTTCCTCGGCGCGCAGGAACAGATCGAGCGCGTCCTGCATGCCTCCGACGCACTCGCACTGCCCTCATTTTTCGAGCCCTTCGGCAACGTCGTGATGGAAGCGCTGGCGAGCGGGATCGGCGCGCTCGCCAGTGCGCAATGCGGGGTCGCTGAACTGATGCCGCCGCTCCTGCAGCACCTCGTCGTAGAGGATCCCGCCGATTCCGGCGAGATCGCAAACGGTCTCGACGCGCTCGTGCAGAGCGGCCGCGAACTCGGCGAAGCCGCCCGCGCGGCCGCCGCCGGATACACCTGGGAGCGCTACGCCAACGGTCTGCTCGCGCTGATAAACTCGCTGGCCTAA
- a CDS encoding DUF3426 domain-containing protein has product MNLSFDFSDEVRAPVGEPDHAAKGYGEEPWEVGEPEAVPPPRIARAPRRIRGDEIDDAREGHDFEPLNHEEASAAAARLEAELRGRSYTLHSAGFFIALFAVVVFGFGVLSMIICGAPLASAELLSALPVVGADLEPPISPAQRVALSQVRARYATIKDKQTALIISGVAENVSSARLGAVQIEAALSGPTNQPLRVRAVYCGNNLSPAMVSEMTPHELDFFERLDGPKNFTLPPQGNAPFVIVFVAPPAGVSRFQLRVAKAETAPATAPASASD; this is encoded by the coding sequence GTGAATCTGAGCTTCGACTTCAGCGATGAAGTCCGCGCGCCCGTGGGCGAGCCCGACCACGCCGCCAAAGGTTACGGCGAGGAACCGTGGGAGGTCGGAGAGCCGGAAGCCGTCCCCCCGCCGCGAATCGCGCGCGCCCCGCGCCGTATCCGCGGCGACGAGATCGACGATGCGCGCGAGGGCCACGATTTTGAACCGCTCAACCACGAAGAGGCCAGCGCCGCAGCGGCTCGGCTCGAAGCCGAGTTGCGCGGGCGTTCCTACACGCTGCACTCGGCCGGGTTTTTCATCGCGCTGTTCGCTGTTGTGGTGTTCGGCTTCGGCGTCCTGAGCATGATTATCTGCGGAGCGCCCTTGGCCAGCGCCGAGTTGCTAAGCGCCTTGCCGGTGGTCGGCGCCGATCTCGAACCGCCGATCTCGCCCGCGCAAAGGGTAGCGCTCAGCCAGGTCCGGGCCCGCTACGCGACGATCAAAGACAAGCAGACGGCGCTTATTATCAGCGGGGTAGCCGAGAATGTGAGCTCGGCGAGGCTCGGCGCGGTGCAGATCGAAGCCGCGTTGAGCGGTCCCACGAACCAGCCGCTGCGCGTGCGCGCGGTCTATTGCGGCAACAATCTGTCGCCGGCAATGGTCAGCGAGATGACACCGCACGAGCTGGACTTCTTCGAAAGGCTCGACGGGCCGAAGAACTTCACCCTGCCCCCGCAAGGCAACGCCCCATTCGTGATCGTGTTCGTCGCGCCGCCCGCGGGTGTAAGCCGGTTCCAGTTGCGGGTCGCCAAGGCCGAAACAGCGCCGGCCACGGCGCCGGCCTCGGCGAGTGATTAG
- the gcvH gene encoding glycine cleavage system protein GcvH — MEVPPGLKYSKEHEWVATEDSVATIGITDHAQEQLGEIVYIELPSVGEKISKDDPFGVVESVKAVSDIYAPVSGTVIEVNEDLPESPEVINEDPYGDGWLIKVRFSDLAEVDDLMDSEEYEEMVAKEKE; from the coding sequence ATGGAGGTTCCGCCGGGACTCAAGTACTCGAAAGAGCATGAATGGGTGGCGACCGAAGATTCGGTCGCCACCATCGGAATCACCGACCATGCGCAGGAACAGCTCGGCGAGATCGTTTATATCGAGCTCCCGTCGGTCGGCGAAAAGATCAGCAAGGACGATCCGTTCGGCGTCGTCGAATCGGTCAAGGCCGTCTCCGACATCTATGCCCCCGTCAGCGGCACCGTGATCGAGGTCAACGAGGACCTGCCCGAAAGTCCCGAGGTTATCAACGAAGATCCGTACGGCGACGGCTGGCTGATCAAGGTGCGCTTCAGCGATCTCGCCGAAGTCGACGACCTGATGGACAGCGAGGAATACGAGGAGATGGTCGCCAAGGAGAAGGAGTAG
- the ald gene encoding alanine dehydrogenase — MIVGVPTEIKPDERRVALTPAGAAVLRSHGHRVLVQSGAGAGSGHSDREYQAAGAQIVRAAAAVWARARMVLKVKEPQPSEFRFLRPDLVLFTYLHLAAEPRLARELVRRGTTALGYETVQLADGSLPLLAPMSEVAGRLAIQVGGWCLEAQNGGDGVLLSGAAGVRPGRVAVLGGGIAGANAARVAAGVGAEVTILDVNPTRLRYLSETLEGRITTVMSNRATIEEEVLRSDLVVGTVLVPGARTPRLITRRMVSRMKRGAALVDLSIDQGGLSETSRPTSHKRPIFIAEGVVHYCVTNMPAIVPHTSTYALTNATLSYALELADHGVLEAGARNAAIRAGLNTFGGHVAHPAVAAALRMKPRSPWD; from the coding sequence ATGATCGTCGGGGTCCCCACTGAAATCAAGCCGGACGAGCGGCGCGTCGCGCTGACGCCCGCGGGCGCCGCGGTTTTGCGCAGCCACGGCCATCGCGTGCTGGTGCAGAGCGGCGCCGGCGCGGGCAGCGGCCATAGCGATCGCGAGTACCAGGCCGCGGGCGCGCAGATCGTGCGCGCGGCGGCCGCGGTATGGGCGCGCGCGCGGATGGTGCTCAAGGTCAAGGAACCGCAGCCATCCGAGTTCCGCTTCCTGCGCCCCGATCTGGTACTCTTCACTTATCTCCACCTTGCCGCCGAGCCGCGTCTTGCGCGCGAACTCGTGCGCCGCGGCACTACCGCGCTCGGTTATGAGACGGTGCAGCTCGCCGACGGCAGCCTGCCGCTGCTCGCGCCGATGAGCGAGGTGGCGGGGCGGCTTGCGATCCAGGTCGGCGGATGGTGCCTGGAGGCGCAGAACGGCGGCGATGGCGTGCTGCTCAGCGGCGCCGCGGGCGTCCGACCGGGACGGGTCGCGGTGCTGGGCGGCGGAATCGCCGGCGCCAACGCGGCGCGCGTCGCCGCCGGCGTCGGCGCCGAGGTCACCATCCTCGACGTCAATCCGACACGCCTGCGCTACCTGAGCGAAACGCTCGAGGGGCGCATCACCACCGTGATGTCCAACCGCGCGACGATCGAAGAGGAGGTGCTGCGCTCCGATCTGGTGGTTGGCACCGTGCTAGTGCCGGGCGCGCGCACGCCGCGCCTAATCACGCGCCGGATGGTTTCACGGATGAAGCGCGGCGCGGCGCTGGTCGATTTATCGATCGACCAGGGGGGACTCTCCGAGACCTCGCGTCCGACCAGCCACAAGCGGCCGATCTTCATCGCCGAGGGCGTGGTCCACTACTGCGTGACCAACATGCCGGCGATCGTGCCGCACACCTCGACCTACGCGTTGACCAACGCGACGCTGAGCTATGCGCTGGAGCTGGCCGATCACGGAGTGCTCGAAGCCGGCGCGCGCAACGCCGCAATCCGCGCCGGGCTCAACACCTTCGGCGGCCACGTCGCGCATCCGGCGGTCGCCGCCGCGCTGCGGATGAAGCCGCGCTCGCCGTGGGACTGA
- a CDS encoding GNA1162 family protein — MNKINPSAAAALALAWVLLAPGCAKDRSVGQVWHDTMSAIPVVGSDPSLEIHSVRSIKTVKVHRLAVMPLIEHPNATGEPIEEGAPESLTADIYSRVTLVSGWEVAPESDVRDVLSTLPPTTMANLQQNALKLGRQLSADAVLYGTVTRYKERVGSDYAAKSPAAVAFAIHVIDVHNGVVLWTARYAREQQALTQNIFNLANFVENRARWVRAHDIAQRGVDEAIADLASKLTYTLPVTPVPMPPGTGTY; from the coding sequence GTGAACAAGATTAATCCGTCCGCCGCGGCAGCGCTCGCGCTGGCATGGGTGCTGCTGGCGCCCGGATGTGCGAAGGACCGCTCGGTCGGTCAGGTCTGGCACGACACGATGTCGGCCATCCCGGTGGTCGGCAGCGATCCCTCGCTGGAGATCCATTCGGTGCGCTCGATCAAGACCGTCAAGGTGCATCGGCTGGCCGTGATGCCGCTGATCGAGCATCCCAACGCCACTGGCGAGCCAATCGAGGAGGGTGCGCCGGAATCGCTCACCGCCGACATCTACAGCCGCGTCACTCTGGTCTCCGGATGGGAAGTCGCGCCGGAGAGCGACGTGCGCGACGTTCTGTCCACACTGCCGCCGACGACGATGGCGAATCTCCAGCAGAACGCGCTCAAGCTCGGCCGTCAGCTTTCCGCCGACGCCGTGCTCTACGGCACGGTGACCCGTTATAAGGAGCGCGTGGGCAGCGACTACGCCGCGAAGAGCCCGGCGGCGGTGGCCTTCGCGATCCACGTGATTGACGTGCACAACGGCGTCGTGCTGTGGACCGCGCGCTACGCGCGCGAGCAGCAGGCGCTGACGCAGAACATCTTCAACCTCGCCAATTTCGTCGAGAATCGCGCCCGCTGGGTGCGCGCGCACGACATCGCGCAGCGCGGCGTCGACGAAGCGATCGCCGACCTCGCCTCCAAGCTCACCTACACGCTGCCCGTCACGCCGGTGCCGATGCCGCCGGGAACCGGCACCTACTGA
- the aspS gene encoding aspartate--tRNA ligase, producing the protein MAEFSEYSPLPPWQRTDFCGALRAADAGREVALWGWVAARRDHGGLIFIDLRDREGIVQLVFNPAHDPAAHEVAGRARSEYYVAVRGKVVRRAEGTVNAELPTGEIEVAVCEARILNASQPPPFPIDGETTAEDVRLRYRYIDLRRPAMQRNLRRRALAVKATRAFLDGEGFVEIETPILWRPTPEGARDYIVPSRVNPGRFFALPQSPQLLKQLLMVGGFDRYYQIARCFRDEDLRANRQPEFSQVDIEMTCPRIDDIIAVGEGMMAAIYRAVLGVEIARPFVRLTWAEAMERFGSDKPDMRLGMELKRLDAAFGGTQFKVFAEALGRGESIYGIALPAAHQLSRRELDELVEGVRARHGMGLAWAKVGADGWQGPIARHVGDAERERAGAAAGLGAGDTLLMMAGGAARVRPVLGELRLQLGDRFKLRQSGERKFLWVVEFPLFEYSDEDKRLVSVNHPFTAPHPEDLDLLRDQPLSVRALAYDMVLNGEELGGGSIRIHTPELQLRAFELLGFTREEAMRRFGFLIEALGYGAPPHGGIAFGVDRIAMLVCGTDSLRDVMAFPKTQKAVDLMSGAPSEVDARQLRELSIKVTP; encoded by the coding sequence ATGGCTGAATTCTCCGAATACTCGCCGCTGCCGCCGTGGCAGCGCACCGACTTCTGCGGCGCGCTGCGCGCGGCCGACGCCGGGCGCGAGGTCGCGCTGTGGGGATGGGTCGCGGCGCGGCGCGACCACGGCGGCCTCATCTTCATCGACCTGCGCGACCGTGAGGGGATCGTTCAGCTGGTGTTCAATCCGGCACACGACCCTGCGGCGCACGAGGTCGCGGGGCGCGCCCGCTCGGAGTACTACGTCGCGGTGCGCGGCAAGGTCGTGCGCCGCGCGGAAGGCACGGTCAACGCTGAGCTGCCGACCGGAGAAATCGAAGTCGCGGTCTGCGAGGCGCGTATCCTCAACGCGTCGCAGCCGCCGCCGTTTCCGATCGACGGCGAGACGACCGCCGAGGACGTGCGGCTGCGCTACCGCTATATCGACCTGCGCCGCCCGGCGATGCAGCGCAACCTGCGCCGGCGCGCGCTTGCAGTCAAGGCGACGCGCGCGTTTCTTGACGGCGAGGGCTTCGTCGAAATCGAGACGCCGATTCTCTGGCGGCCGACGCCCGAGGGCGCGCGCGATTATATCGTGCCGAGCCGCGTCAACCCGGGGCGCTTTTTCGCGCTGCCGCAATCGCCGCAGCTGCTGAAGCAGCTCCTGATGGTCGGCGGCTTCGACCGCTACTACCAGATCGCGCGCTGCTTCCGCGACGAGGACCTGCGCGCCAACCGCCAGCCCGAGTTCAGCCAGGTCGATATCGAAATGACCTGCCCGCGTATCGACGACATCATCGCGGTGGGCGAGGGGATGATGGCGGCGATATACCGCGCCGTGCTCGGGGTCGAAATCGCGCGCCCATTTGTGCGCCTGACCTGGGCCGAGGCAATGGAGCGCTTCGGGAGCGACAAGCCCGACATGCGCTTGGGAATGGAGCTCAAGCGGCTCGATGCGGCGTTCGGCGGCACCCAGTTCAAGGTGTTCGCCGAGGCGCTCGGACGCGGCGAGAGCATCTATGGAATCGCGCTCCCCGCGGCGCATCAGCTCAGCCGGCGCGAACTCGACGAGCTGGTCGAGGGCGTGCGCGCGCGCCACGGGATGGGCCTGGCGTGGGCTAAGGTCGGAGCCGACGGATGGCAGGGGCCGATCGCGCGCCATGTTGGCGATGCCGAGCGCGAGCGTGCGGGCGCGGCCGCCGGGCTCGGTGCCGGAGACACGCTGCTGATGATGGCGGGCGGCGCGGCGCGCGTGCGCCCGGTCCTGGGCGAGCTGCGGCTTCAGCTCGGGGATCGTTTCAAGCTGCGCCAGAGCGGCGAGCGCAAGTTCCTGTGGGTGGTGGAGTTTCCGCTGTTCGAATACAGCGATGAGGACAAACGCCTGGTGTCGGTCAACCACCCGTTCACCGCGCCCCATCCCGAAGATCTCGATCTGCTGCGCGACCAGCCGCTCAGCGTGCGCGCGCTCGCCTACGACATGGTGCTCAACGGCGAGGAGCTGGGCGGCGGCTCGATCCGTATCCACACGCCGGAGCTCCAGCTGCGGGCCTTCGAACTGCTCGGCTTCACGCGCGAAGAGGCGATGCGCCGGTTCGGGTTTCTGATCGAGGCGCTGGGCTACGGCGCGCCGCCGCACGGCGGTATCGCCTTCGGCGTGGATCGGATTGCGATGCTGGTCTGCGGTACCGACTCCCTGCGCGACGTCATGGCATTCCCGAAGACGCAGAAGGCGGTGGATCTGATGAGCGGGGCGCCGTCGGAGGTGGACGCGCGTCAGTTGCGCGAACTCTCGATCAAGGTGACGCCGTGA
- the hisS gene encoding histidine--tRNA ligase — protein sequence MQLTRLRGFQDIAGAQARSLAVVEDRARAIAERHNISEVRIPVLERLELYQRSTGETTDIVEKQMYAFADRDEAETTLALRPEGTPGVVRAYIEAGLDRSEPEQRWYYVGPMFRRERPQKGRFRQFSQFGVEIFGRADAATDAELMVMIDELRRELALALNFEVNSLGCPECRPRFRQALLAWGRAHLAELCQDCHQRLERNPLRVLDCKIDVKLAEDAPRSQDYLCEACRAHFAIVCELLSDAAVPYRVNPRLVRGLDYYTRTTFEVISGAVGAQSAVAAGGRYDGLVEALGGAPVPGTGFAIGVDRLALALEAGKFEARPDAALAALGDAAVRVAMRLAGEMRAAGLRVEVMTPGRGLKALLRRADKIGARYAVIIGDNELQRATAVVRDLKASAQSEVAQRDLIAALKDGRASTIP from the coding sequence GTGCAACTGACGCGGCTCAGAGGATTCCAGGACATTGCGGGGGCGCAGGCGCGCAGCCTCGCTGTAGTCGAGGACCGCGCGCGCGCCATCGCCGAGCGCCACAACATAAGCGAAGTGCGCATCCCGGTGCTCGAGCGCTTGGAGCTTTACCAGCGCTCCACCGGCGAAACCACCGACATCGTCGAAAAGCAGATGTACGCCTTCGCCGACCGCGACGAGGCCGAGACTACGCTCGCGCTGCGCCCCGAGGGCACACCCGGGGTGGTGCGCGCGTATATCGAGGCCGGCTTGGATCGCAGCGAGCCGGAGCAGCGATGGTACTACGTCGGGCCGATGTTCCGGCGCGAACGTCCCCAAAAGGGGCGCTTTCGACAGTTCTCGCAGTTCGGCGTGGAGATCTTCGGCCGCGCCGACGCCGCCACGGACGCCGAGTTGATGGTGATGATCGACGAGCTCAGACGCGAGCTCGCCCTGGCGTTGAATTTCGAGGTCAATTCGCTCGGATGCCCCGAGTGCCGGCCGCGCTTTCGTCAGGCGCTGCTCGCATGGGGCCGTGCCCATCTGGCCGAGCTCTGCCAGGACTGCCATCAGCGGCTCGAGCGCAACCCGCTGCGCGTGCTCGACTGCAAGATCGACGTTAAGCTCGCCGAGGACGCGCCGAGGAGCCAGGACTACCTCTGCGAGGCCTGCCGCGCGCATTTCGCGATCGTCTGCGAGCTGCTCAGCGATGCCGCGGTGCCGTATCGCGTCAATCCGCGCCTGGTGCGCGGGCTCGACTATTACACCCGCACCACATTCGAGGTGATCTCGGGCGCCGTCGGAGCGCAGAGCGCGGTTGCCGCCGGCGGGCGCTACGACGGCCTGGTCGAAGCGCTGGGCGGTGCTCCGGTGCCGGGCACCGGCTTCGCGATCGGCGTCGATCGCCTCGCGCTCGCGCTGGAGGCGGGGAAATTCGAGGCACGGCCCGACGCCGCGCTGGCCGCCTTGGGCGACGCCGCGGTGCGTGTGGCGATGCGGCTAGCGGGCGAGATGCGCGCGGCGGGGCTGAGGGTCGAAGTGATGACGCCCGGGCGGGGACTCAAAGCGCTGCTGCGTCGCGCGGACAAGATCGGCGCGCGCTACGCCGTGATCATCGGCGACAACGAGCTCCAGCGCGCGACCGCCGTGGTGCGCGACCTCAAGGCGAGCGCGCAGAGCGAGGTAGCGCAGCGCGATCTGATCGCGGCGCTCAAGGACGGGCGCGCGTCCACTATTCCGTAG